The following is a genomic window from Citrifermentans bemidjiense Bem.
TGCGGCTGCACAAGGTTGCTTGCTTCAAGCTCTGTCAAAACAAGTTCTCCGTCGATAAACAGGCATCGATCTCCTCCATTGAGTCGATGGCGTTACAGGAATACAGCTAAAGTCCTGTAGTTTTTTATCCGAAGACTTCTGACAGGGTGGTACTGCACACGTAGTAGCAATGGAGTTCACTTGCAATGGCAGCTTTGGTCTTTGTCTGGGGTTGAAGCTTCTCTTGGAGATCATTCGTGCGGAATAATCAGCAGGTAACACGCTTGATCCTATCTGGAGCGGAAACGCCGGAGATGCACTCCGGCCAGCGAGGATTCAGCCTGATCGAACTACTCACAGTCGTAGCTATCATCGGCATACTGGCGGCTATAGCTCTACCTGCGTTCTCCGACTATGTCTACAAGGCGCGCGTCGCCCGCTGCAAAGCAGAGATCGTGACGCTGCAAACCTCGATCACGGCCTATAAAATCAGCAACAACCACCAGCCGGATACACTGGCAGAGGCAGGCTACGAGAACCTTCTGGACCCTTGGGGGCATCCTTATCGATACCTGAACATCGCAGACGGCTCGGTAAAAGGTAAAGGGAGTTTCCGAAAGGACCGCTTCCTCAATCCCCTCAACTCGGATTTCGACCTCTACAGCATGGGTGCGGACGGCTTGAGCCGCACCCCGCTAAGCGCCGCGGAAAGCCATGACGACGTCATTCGTGCCAGCAATGGCGGGTTTATCGGCCTGGCATCGGATTTCTAGCAGGGGGCGGGCATGAAACTCAACTTTGCATTCATACGAAGAGGAGTAGGAAGGCGCATCTTCGGCCTCTTCGTCGCCTGTGCACTGCTCCCCGTGTGCGCCTTGGCGGTGCTGTCGCTGCGGCAGGTCGCCGAAAGCACCCGCAACGAAAGCCGTGTTCTGCTGAGGCACACCAGCAAAAACGCCGCCATGGCCATCCATCAAGTCCTGCTCATGCTGCAGATCGAGCTTAAAGCTCAGGCGTCTTCAGTCACAGGGGTCCCTTCCAGACCGGGGAGGGGTGAGCGCCAGGCGCTGTCCGAAAGCATGCAGGAAAGGCTCACGGCAGTCACCATGTTCAACCGGGGGAAAGCTAGAAACATCTTCGGCGCCCCCTGCCCGCTTCCGCAGCTGACTGCGACAGCGAAAGAGCATCTCGCCCTGGGGAAGATGCTGATGTTCTTGCAGGCAGCAGGAACGGGACCCAGTCGGATCTTCATCGCCACCTCTTTGGACAAGAACCCAGACGAAACGCTTTTGGTTGGAGAGGTCAACGGGAGTTACCTCTGGGAGGTTGTCGGCTACACTCTTCCACCCGGCATATCCATCTGCATACTCGATCCGGCAGGCAAGGCGCTGTTCACCTCTGTTGCACCGGTGCCGGCTTTCATTGAGCGGGTAAAGGCGGAGCTGACAAAATCGACCATCGGCGGTTTTGAGGCGCGCCAGGACAACAGGTCCTATCTCGTCAGTTACTGGCAACTCTTCCTGGAATCTTCCTTCTGCGCCGAACCGCTTACCGTTGTCACCAGTCAGTCCGCCCATGACGCTTACCTTTCCTTCGGCAAATTTGCCCGTACCTTCTATCTGGTGGCGTCACTGACATTACTCGTGGTGATTTTCATAAGTAGCCGGCAGATACGCAGGAATCTGCTTCCCCTCACCATCCTGAAGGAAGGGGCAGAGAAAATAAGCCAAGGGGATTTCGATCACAAGGTGACGATCAACAGTGACGACGAGTTTGCAAGACTCGCCGACTCTTTCAACGAGATGTCGGACCACCTGAAGATGCATTTTTACATTCTGACCGAGACGTCTCTTATCGTGCGAAAGGTACTGTCAGGCCACAACAATGAGGAAATCGTCGAAGCGGTTTTGACTAACCTGCACACAATCATCCCATGCGACTGGATTTGCGTTTCTTTGATGCACCCGATGATCAAGGACATGACGGTTAATTTCAGTAGCCGCTGCACGCCTGCAGGGCCCGAGGCCATTAAGCAGAGCGTCACCGTGCTGAAATCGCAAGAGACGTCGATGCTGCACAAAAACGGCGAGAGCCTGGAAGTCGCCGCAGGCGGCAAGCCTTTTAGCGCTTTCCTTGCCCCCATCGCAGCGGAAGGGGCGCGGGACACTTTCCTCGTT
Proteins encoded in this region:
- a CDS encoding prepilin-type N-terminal cleavage/methylation domain-containing protein, whose protein sequence is MRNNQQVTRLILSGAETPEMHSGQRGFSLIELLTVVAIIGILAAIALPAFSDYVYKARVARCKAEIVTLQTSITAYKISNNHQPDTLAEAGYENLLDPWGHPYRYLNIADGSVKGKGSFRKDRFLNPLNSDFDLYSMGADGLSRTPLSAAESHDDVIRASNGGFIGLASDF
- a CDS encoding HD domain-containing phosphohydrolase; the encoded protein is MKLNFAFIRRGVGRRIFGLFVACALLPVCALAVLSLRQVAESTRNESRVLLRHTSKNAAMAIHQVLLMLQIELKAQASSVTGVPSRPGRGERQALSESMQERLTAVTMFNRGKARNIFGAPCPLPQLTATAKEHLALGKMLMFLQAAGTGPSRIFIATSLDKNPDETLLVGEVNGSYLWEVVGYTLPPGISICILDPAGKALFTSVAPVPAFIERVKAELTKSTIGGFEARQDNRSYLVSYWQLFLESSFCAEPLTVVTSQSAHDAYLSFGKFARTFYLVASLTLLVVIFISSRQIRRNLLPLTILKEGAEKISQGDFDHKVTINSDDEFARLADSFNEMSDHLKMHFYILTETSLIVRKVLSGHNNEEIVEAVLTNLHTIIPCDWICVSLMHPMIKDMTVNFSSRCTPAGPEAIKQSVTVLKSQETSMLHKNGESLEVAAGGKPFSAFLAPIAAEGARDTFLVPVFFKKSLYAILTLGYRQKPEHVREDLLRARQIADQIAIALENVRLIEELNNLNLGTIRALANAVDAKSPWTSGHSLRVTNIALNIGRELGLSATELESLHRGGLFHDIGKIGVPESILDKPGKLTDEEFATIRKHPEIGVEILNPIEAYHKLIPIVLQHHEWFNGKGYPNGLAGDAISPLARILAVADVYDALISDRPYRQGWEFGRVLSYLEESSGTQFDPVVIQAVLRMSNRGTLESSPLLYQETA